A stretch of the uncultured Desulfobacter sp. genome encodes the following:
- a CDS encoding ABC transporter substrate-binding protein, with translation MKKTSALFLIILGLACSGTASAKPILTETDGQGHVLALDQHPERIACLYAFTGHVTAMLGRGSDMVAIVKGLKKDKLLEKIVPHLSSLPVPSAGGIIHIESLIKTQPDIVFLKPETAGIDQEVEKLKQFGMPYFSAAYSDMESQMRVIETMGRILNREKKALDYTCYYRQAIARVKEKTDRIADADKLSVYHAINEPFRTDGPGTLEADWTGACNILNVSVGKGLIEKNRNKRFAGMEQILMWDPAMIIANEAQTAQKILSDPQWAPIKAVKTGRVFTIPVGISRWGHPGGLETPLAILWTAKTAYPDLFTDLDLKTEVRQFYQRFFNLRLDDPTIERILSGEGMRTTHSSNEGR, from the coding sequence ATGAAAAAAACATCTGCACTTTTTTTAATCATCCTTGGCCTGGCCTGCTCCGGCACGGCATCAGCCAAACCGATTTTAACGGAGACAGACGGTCAGGGCCATGTTCTGGCCCTGGACCAGCACCCAGAACGAATCGCCTGCCTCTATGCATTCACAGGACATGTCACCGCCATGCTGGGCCGGGGCAGTGACATGGTGGCCATTGTAAAGGGGCTGAAAAAAGACAAGCTGCTGGAAAAAATAGTGCCACATCTATCATCTCTTCCCGTACCGTCTGCCGGGGGTATCATACACATTGAGTCTCTGATCAAAACCCAGCCTGATATTGTTTTTTTAAAGCCTGAAACCGCAGGCATTGACCAGGAAGTTGAAAAACTCAAGCAATTCGGCATGCCCTATTTTTCAGCCGCCTATTCAGACATGGAAAGCCAGATGCGCGTGATTGAAACCATGGGGCGAATCCTTAACAGAGAAAAAAAAGCCTTGGACTATACCTGCTACTACAGGCAGGCCATTGCCCGGGTAAAAGAAAAAACCGACAGGATCGCAGATGCGGATAAACTGTCGGTATACCATGCCATTAATGAACCTTTCAGGACCGACGGTCCAGGAACCCTTGAAGCGGACTGGACTGGGGCCTGCAACATTCTCAATGTATCGGTGGGCAAGGGTCTTATTGAAAAAAATAGAAACAAACGATTTGCCGGCATGGAGCAAATCCTCATGTGGGACCCTGCAATGATCATTGCCAACGAGGCCCAAACCGCCCAAAAAATTCTATCCGATCCCCAATGGGCCCCCATCAAGGCTGTAAAAACGGGCCGGGTCTTCACCATCCCTGTAGGTATTTCAAGGTGGGGCCATCCGGGGGGACTTGAAACCCCTCTGGCGATTTTGTGGACCGCAAAAACCGCTTACCCTGACCTGTTTACCGATCTTGACCTGAAGACCGAAGTCCGGCAGTTTTACCAGCGTTTTTTTAACCTTCGTTTAGACGACCCGACCATTGAGCGTATTCTCTCAGGAGAGGGCATGCGGACGACTCATAGTAGCAACGAAGGACGTTAA
- a CDS encoding type II toxin-antitoxin system RelE/ParE family toxin: protein MKLFWTETAKQDLLSIKRHFAMDNPAAAKRWTEILRNRARKALDAPLAYREVPEFSRNDIRELVEGNYRIVYQVFSDKLVILTVFEGHRLFPVEKIQDL from the coding sequence GTGAAGCTTTTTTGGACTGAGACAGCCAAGCAGGATTTGTTATCAATTAAGCGGCATTTTGCTATGGACAATCCTGCGGCGGCAAAGCGATGGACTGAAATTTTGAGAAACCGTGCACGCAAAGCGCTTGATGCACCGCTTGCGTATCGTGAAGTGCCTGAATTTTCACGAAACGATATCCGTGAGTTGGTCGAGGGAAATTACCGTATCGTTTATCAAGTATTTTCAGATAAATTAGTGATATTGACTGTCTTTGAGGGACACCGTCTTTTTCCGGTCGAAAAGATACAGGATCTTTGA
- the cas3 gene encoding CRISPR-associated helicase Cas3': protein MKYYAHSLQEKPKQEWQLLETHLMNVANMAGCFADSFQAKKWGQCAGLLHDSGKATSAFQRRLEGSPERVDHSTFGAILAKETGGNLGLLLSYAIAGHHGGIPDGGEQETHLHFRLKHKKPQETENLDVLNPCLDRTLNFPFKISRETGGFSLSFFTRMIFSCLVDADFLDTEKFCSPEVARERVDSQERKDLLELQRNMTVYMDDILAGAQPTYVNELRKTILEQCKEKAKLQPQFFSLTVPTGGGKTLSSMNFALDHAAEHGMNRIIYAIPFTSIIEQNAGVFQNIFGQDSVLEHHCNYKESEEPEEAVYNRRRGLATENWDSPIIVTTNVQFFESFFSNKSSRCRKLHNIARSVIVLDEAQAVPTDYLEPCLAALRELVDHYGCTIVLCTATQPAFDDTSSLRTALPKLTEIIDNPDQIFSKLKRTKVTFIGKKTDEEVAKLINYESQALCIAATKAQARAIFNLLSKDAAGIFHLSTNMYPQHRKQVLKTIKERLKENKKCVVVSTSLVEAGVDLDFPVVFRAIAGLDSIAQAAGRCNREGKMQGLGQVFVFEPEKTPRMPWLNRCISKTAEAMRSMPDCDPMNIMVMRRYFELLYDIEDLDKKQIMRRLNPKRLDKDLLFPFKEVAQAFKFIEEDTVGVVIPRESEAHKLVEQLRHIEFPGTLLRKLQPYLVAVRTREYTQLYTGGAIELIHGEIPILQNEAAYSDDVGLVVEKGETWNADDLII from the coding sequence ATGAAATATTACGCCCACAGTTTGCAAGAAAAGCCTAAACAAGAATGGCAACTGTTGGAAACTCATTTGATGAACGTTGCCAATATGGCGGGTTGTTTTGCCGATAGCTTCCAAGCTAAAAAATGGGGGCAGTGCGCTGGATTGTTACATGATTCCGGCAAAGCAACCTCAGCGTTCCAACGCAGACTGGAAGGCAGCCCGGAACGAGTAGACCACTCAACCTTTGGCGCTATCCTGGCTAAAGAAACAGGAGGGAATCTTGGTCTACTTTTATCCTATGCAATCGCCGGACACCATGGAGGCATCCCGGATGGAGGGGAACAGGAAACCCATCTGCATTTCCGATTAAAACACAAAAAACCACAAGAGACGGAGAATCTTGATGTGTTAAACCCTTGTCTCGACCGAACGTTGAATTTCCCTTTTAAAATATCAAGGGAAACCGGTGGTTTTTCTCTTTCTTTTTTCACTCGAATGATCTTTTCATGCCTTGTTGATGCAGATTTTTTGGATACAGAAAAATTCTGCTCCCCTGAAGTTGCCAGAGAAAGGGTCGATTCCCAGGAAAGGAAAGACTTACTTGAACTCCAACGAAATATGACCGTTTACATGGATGACATTCTTGCAGGAGCGCAACCAACTTATGTAAACGAACTTCGGAAAACCATACTTGAGCAATGCAAAGAAAAAGCCAAATTACAGCCTCAGTTTTTTTCTCTTACAGTGCCTACAGGTGGCGGAAAAACGCTGTCCTCCATGAATTTTGCTTTAGATCATGCAGCGGAGCATGGAATGAACAGGATCATTTATGCGATCCCTTTCACCTCAATCATTGAACAAAATGCGGGAGTTTTTCAAAACATTTTTGGACAAGACTCGGTTCTTGAACATCATTGCAATTACAAGGAATCGGAAGAACCGGAGGAAGCCGTATATAATAGGCGACGCGGTTTGGCTACAGAAAATTGGGACAGCCCGATCATTGTTACCACCAATGTCCAATTTTTCGAGTCTTTCTTTAGTAACAAGTCATCTCGTTGCCGTAAATTGCATAATATTGCCCGCAGTGTCATTGTATTAGACGAAGCCCAGGCAGTCCCTACAGATTATCTTGAGCCTTGCCTTGCCGCTCTTCGGGAATTGGTCGATCACTACGGGTGTACCATTGTTCTATGCACTGCTACCCAGCCGGCTTTTGATGACACAAGCAGTTTGCGTACGGCCTTGCCAAAACTTACAGAGATAATAGATAACCCGGATCAAATTTTTTCAAAATTAAAACGCACCAAAGTTACCTTTATCGGGAAAAAAACGGATGAGGAAGTTGCAAAGCTCATAAATTATGAAAGCCAGGCGTTGTGCATCGCGGCGACCAAAGCTCAAGCCCGTGCAATATTCAATCTTTTGAGTAAAGATGCTGCTGGCATTTTTCATTTATCAACGAATATGTACCCGCAGCACCGAAAACAGGTACTTAAAACAATAAAGGAACGCCTGAAAGAAAATAAAAAATGCGTCGTGGTTTCGACCTCTCTTGTGGAGGCAGGGGTTGACCTGGATTTTCCAGTGGTTTTTCGCGCCATTGCTGGTTTGGATTCCATTGCCCAGGCAGCCGGGCGTTGTAATCGTGAGGGAAAGATGCAAGGTCTTGGCCAAGTTTTTGTTTTTGAGCCGGAAAAAACGCCTCGTATGCCCTGGCTTAATCGCTGTATTTCAAAAACCGCAGAAGCCATGCGCAGTATGCCGGACTGTGACCCCATGAATATCATGGTCATGCGTCGCTACTTTGAATTGCTTTATGACATAGAAGACTTAGATAAAAAACAGATCATGCGCCGATTGAATCCTAAAAGACTTGATAAGGATCTGCTGTTTCCTTTCAAGGAAGTTGCACAAGCTTTCAAATTCATTGAGGAAGATACGGTCGGTGTTGTGATACCCAGGGAATCAGAGGCGCACAAACTGGTGGAGCAACTCAGGCACATTGAATTCCCAGGCACTTTGCTTAGAAAGCTGCAACCATATCTTGTTGCTGTCCGGACCAGAGAATATACCCAACTGTATACAGGAGGAGCAATAGAATTAATTCATGGCGAGATTCCAATATTACAAAATGAGGCGGCTTATAGCGACGATGTGGGTTTAGTTGTGGAAAAAGGCGAGACCTGGAATGCAGATGATCTTATTATTTAA
- a CDS encoding metal-dependent hydrolase — translation MPSAITHAVVGISSGLAVSKGSAPKRFWVLSMICAMLPDLDVLTFKFGIAYGSFWGHRGFFHSIFFSVLLGGIIATLFFRKEGILSKSRLFYFLYFSVVASTHGILDAFTNGGLGIALLSPFDTARYFFWATPIYVSPLSVKAFMSGKGIAILKNEILWVWLPSIFMVIVGKLNYAHSAYKK, via the coding sequence TTGCCATCCGCAATCACCCATGCCGTAGTCGGTATTTCGTCCGGCTTAGCGGTTTCTAAAGGAAGCGCCCCAAAACGCTTTTGGGTTCTGTCGATGATTTGCGCAATGCTGCCTGACCTTGATGTGCTGACATTTAAGTTCGGCATTGCCTACGGAAGCTTTTGGGGGCACAGAGGATTTTTTCATTCAATCTTCTTTTCAGTTCTGCTCGGCGGTATCATCGCAACACTCTTTTTCAGAAAAGAAGGCATTCTTTCTAAAAGCCGGCTGTTTTATTTTCTATATTTCAGCGTTGTCGCTTCGACCCACGGCATACTCGACGCCTTTACAAACGGCGGCCTTGGCATTGCCCTTTTATCCCCCTTTGACACTGCACGCTATTTTTTCTGGGCCACACCGATTTATGTTTCGCCCCTTAGCGTCAAGGCATTTATGAGCGGCAAAGGTATTGCCATCTTAAAAAATGAAATCCTATGGGTTTGGTTGCCTTCGATTTTTATGGTTATTGTTGGAAAGTTAAATTACGCACATAGTGCATACAAAAAATAA
- a CDS encoding type II toxin-antitoxin system Phd/YefM family antitoxin: MKRLSISQDIISLSDFKNKASKILHNVQTSHRPLVITQNGKAAAVLVSPSDFDLLTEQAGFVDAVNRGLNDFEHGRILPDEDLDNIL, encoded by the coding sequence ATGAAACGGTTAAGCATATCCCAAGATATTATTTCGCTGTCAGACTTTAAAAATAAAGCATCAAAGATTCTCCATAACGTTCAAACGTCACATCGCCCCCTTGTTATTACTCAAAATGGCAAGGCTGCAGCCGTTCTTGTATCTCCATCAGATTTTGATCTGTTGACCGAACAGGCCGGTTTTGTAGATGCTGTGAATAGAGGGTTGAATGATTTTGAACATGGACGAATATTGCCGGATGAAGACTTGGACAATATATTGTGA
- a CDS encoding ABC transporter ATP-binding protein codes for MSDTLIQIRDAGFSHTGTQVFAQVDLTVSKGESICLLGPNGCGKTTLLDCLLGINTLDSGSIIIDKKPITQMSATQTARYLAYVPQRHSRSFSFTVMDILLMGRTPYTALFSSPSAQDRKKAEALLDSLGLIHLKDRNYTRLSGGETQLVMILRALIQETPVIVMDEPTAHLDFKNELLVLETIVRMMREKGLTLIMATHFPNHAFFLENAGLPVQVCFMHQGRIRAAGPPSLALTSENISRVFGVKTAVVSKQIQDNGWIKQIIPIKTMDNIP; via the coding sequence GATCCGGGACGCCGGCTTCTCCCACACCGGCACCCAGGTATTCGCCCAGGTTGACCTCACGGTATCAAAGGGCGAATCCATCTGCCTTTTAGGACCAAACGGCTGCGGTAAAACCACGCTGCTGGACTGTCTTCTCGGCATCAACACCTTGGACAGCGGCAGTATTATAATTGACAAAAAGCCCATCACACAAATGTCTGCAACCCAGACCGCCAGGTATCTGGCCTATGTGCCCCAACGTCACAGCCGCTCTTTTTCCTTTACGGTTATGGATATTCTGCTCATGGGACGCACCCCTTACACCGCCCTTTTTTCCTCTCCATCAGCCCAGGACCGCAAAAAGGCGGAAGCATTGCTGGACAGTCTGGGCCTGATACACCTCAAGGACAGAAATTATACCCGGCTGTCCGGTGGGGAGACCCAACTGGTCATGATCCTGCGGGCTTTGATCCAGGAAACCCCGGTCATCGTCATGGACGAGCCCACAGCCCACCTCGATTTTAAAAATGAGCTGCTGGTCCTTGAAACCATTGTCCGGATGATGCGCGAAAAAGGGCTTACCCTGATCATGGCCACCCACTTTCCCAACCATGCCTTTTTCCTTGAAAATGCGGGGCTTCCCGTGCAGGTCTGTTTCATGCACCAGGGTCGGATCCGAGCGGCAGGCCCACCGTCCCTGGCATTGACCAGTGAGAACATCAGCCGGGTTTTCGGGGTTAAGACCGCGGTGGTCTCCAAACAGATCCAGGACAACGGCTGGATTAAACAGATTATTCCCATTAAAACAATGGACAACATCCCATGA
- the cas5c gene encoding type I-C CRISPR-associated protein Cas5c, whose amino-acid sequence MAFGIKLKVWGDYACFTRPEMKVERVSYDVMTPSAARGILEAIHWKPAIRWVIDKIHVLHPIKFDNVRRNEVASKIPKPNPATVMSKGKRLYYLVDDGKNRQQRATTLLRNVAYIIEAHFEMTDKAGTDDNEGKHLSIFNRRAQNGQFFHQPCLGCREFPASFKLIKKEIPASYYKGHTKDLGYMLLDIDFNNKRTPLFFKAVMENGIICPPNPLSSEVKS is encoded by the coding sequence ATGGCATTTGGAATCAAGTTGAAAGTCTGGGGTGACTATGCCTGTTTCACCCGCCCGGAGATGAAAGTGGAACGTGTTTCTTATGATGTTATGACACCGTCTGCAGCTCGAGGTATTCTTGAAGCGATTCATTGGAAACCCGCCATTCGCTGGGTTATTGACAAAATACACGTCTTGCATCCCATCAAATTTGACAATGTTCGTCGTAATGAAGTGGCATCTAAAATTCCCAAGCCTAACCCTGCAACGGTTATGAGTAAGGGGAAACGCCTTTATTATCTTGTCGATGACGGCAAAAACAGACAGCAACGGGCAACCACACTGCTTAGAAATGTTGCATATATCATCGAGGCTCATTTTGAAATGACAGATAAAGCCGGTACTGATGATAATGAAGGCAAGCACCTGAGTATCTTTAACAGACGGGCGCAGAATGGACAGTTTTTTCATCAGCCTTGTCTGGGTTGCAGAGAGTTCCCAGCCTCTTTCAAACTGATAAAGAAAGAGATCCCGGCCTCATACTACAAAGGGCATACTAAGGACTTAGGATATATGCTGCTCGATATCGACTTCAATAATAAACGGACACCTTTATTTTTTAAAGCTGTTATGGAAAACGGAATCATATGTCCGCCGAATCCTTTGTCTTCGGAGGTGAAATCATGA
- a CDS encoding XRE family transcriptional regulator, translating to MPNNLKFIGENIRSFRQSRNWTLAQLALKIGIQEGPLGRIERGGNLPSATVIYNLAQALDIPTDALFAPDLSQARAAATKTDTAHVTIEPDASVPQKPLLLACRKLMSAFHTLEDILGVQKYAQIPLSIPFEPDYAGMEQLAGRIRTAMGTGDAVVFDYLELFENFGLRILLFPFMKPAENLDGLSFFEPVYQNAFFFINARKNPEKQLFCLATELGKILIFNQMKIRKDTLFPNTGTTSEPRPINPERAAKHFAATFLMPENAIQATVSQIGITPDTWTWDLLLRIKHRFGISTEAFAYRLKELKLITEDSADTYIQKIKTHYTQTDFGEPDASRRILNANGRFFDLLLTAGQDGTAGQEIEQIYAMVEELKLVKI from the coding sequence ATGCCAAACAACTTAAAATTTATTGGTGAGAATATCCGTTCTTTCCGGCAATCGCGTAACTGGACCCTGGCACAACTTGCGTTAAAAATCGGAATTCAGGAAGGACCACTGGGCCGCATTGAGCGGGGCGGTAACCTGCCTTCGGCCACGGTTATCTATAATCTGGCCCAGGCACTGGATATCCCTACCGACGCCCTGTTTGCCCCGGACCTATCCCAAGCCAGGGCCGCAGCCACTAAAACAGACACCGCCCATGTAACCATTGAACCGGATGCATCAGTCCCCCAAAAACCGTTGTTATTAGCGTGCAGGAAACTGATGTCCGCTTTTCATACCCTTGAAGACATTCTCGGTGTTCAAAAATACGCCCAGATCCCTTTATCAATTCCATTTGAACCGGACTACGCGGGCATGGAACAGCTTGCAGGCCGGATCAGAACTGCCATGGGCACGGGCGACGCCGTGGTATTTGATTATCTTGAACTCTTTGAAAATTTCGGTTTACGAATTCTTTTGTTTCCCTTCATGAAACCTGCAGAAAATTTGGACGGACTCTCTTTTTTTGAACCTGTTTACCAGAACGCTTTTTTTTTCATCAACGCCCGGAAAAATCCGGAAAAACAACTTTTCTGTCTTGCCACGGAATTGGGCAAAATCCTGATCTTCAATCAAATGAAAATTCGAAAAGACACACTTTTTCCAAATACAGGCACGACATCCGAACCCCGGCCCATCAATCCCGAACGTGCCGCCAAACATTTCGCCGCCACCTTTCTCATGCCTGAAAATGCCATACAAGCCACCGTGAGCCAAATCGGTATTACCCCTGACACCTGGACCTGGGATCTTCTCCTGCGCATCAAACACAGGTTCGGTATCTCCACGGAAGCTTTTGCCTACCGCCTTAAAGAGCTGAAACTGATCACTGAAGACTCAGCCGACACCTACATACAGAAAATAAAAACCCACTACACACAAACCGATTTCGGCGAACCTGATGCTTCCCGCCGGATACTGAACGCTAATGGACGTTTTTTCGACCTTTTGCTGACCGCAGGCCAAGATGGCACCGCCGGACAAGAAATAGAACAAATTTATGCCATGGTCGAGGAGCTGAAACTTGTGAAAATTTAA
- the cas8c gene encoding type I-C CRISPR-associated protein Cas8c/Csd1 produces the protein MSAESFVFGGEIMILQALNSYYERVAADAESDMPPFGTSIEKVSFSLIIDDSGALKGVDDLREQSGKKRLPRKIPVPAAVTRTSGVKANFLWDKAAYVFGADADGPTDDNKSRFESFQALFQEVCQGIEDNAVNSVLAFLQQWDRMKAESVLAKYHPWDDLCNANFVFRLDGVPGYIHERNLIREAWLKHIQQSNNAPHIQCMVNGEKNVPQARVHTPIKGVRGGQTSGGYIVSYNATAFVSYGQDKAAVSEMSAFAYTTALNALLSSNSRQHIVIGDMTLVFWAEKPSPAEDIFADLFDPPEIEPNASKESHDDQETAKKIHGLLHAVKGGRRVTDIIPDLDDSVRFYILGLSPNAARLSIRFWEVDSFGNLLKRISRYFDQLSITRQFNNEPEYPPLWRLLCQTAALGKSENVSPVLAGSMARAILTDSRFPQNLLPLVLQRIRSEHNITYFRAALLKAYLIRNSTATNLKEVSMTLDVERTDGPYLLGRLFSVLEKAQEEAIPGANATMKDRYLSSASATPGLVFHMILKNSTNHIAKLRKDPEKTGKATYFEKLIQEIVDKFDAFPSTLPAEAQGLFMIGYYHQRKNFFTKKIEEN, from the coding sequence ATGTCCGCCGAATCCTTTGTCTTCGGAGGTGAAATCATGATTCTCCAAGCCTTGAACAGCTACTATGAAAGAGTGGCTGCGGACGCCGAATCTGATATGCCCCCGTTTGGAACCAGCATTGAAAAGGTCTCTTTCTCCCTGATTATCGATGATTCCGGAGCGCTCAAAGGTGTGGATGATTTAAGGGAACAAAGTGGAAAAAAGCGGCTCCCCAGAAAGATTCCTGTTCCCGCTGCAGTTACCAGAACATCCGGGGTAAAAGCCAATTTTTTATGGGATAAAGCAGCTTATGTGTTTGGTGCTGATGCTGATGGCCCTACCGATGATAATAAATCACGGTTTGAATCTTTCCAGGCCTTATTCCAGGAAGTATGTCAAGGCATTGAAGATAACGCCGTCAACTCAGTATTGGCCTTTCTCCAACAATGGGACAGAATGAAAGCTGAATCTGTGCTTGCAAAATATCATCCTTGGGATGATCTATGTAACGCCAATTTTGTGTTCCGACTGGATGGTGTTCCCGGCTACATTCATGAACGAAATCTTATCCGCGAAGCTTGGCTTAAACATATTCAGCAGTCTAACAATGCCCCCCATATCCAATGCATGGTCAATGGTGAAAAAAATGTTCCTCAGGCAAGAGTCCATACCCCAATAAAGGGTGTTAGAGGCGGACAGACATCTGGGGGATATATTGTTTCGTATAATGCAACGGCTTTTGTTTCTTATGGACAAGACAAAGCCGCTGTAAGTGAAATGTCTGCTTTTGCTTATACCACAGCGTTAAATGCCTTATTGTCATCCAATAGCCGCCAGCATATCGTTATCGGAGATATGACTCTGGTTTTTTGGGCAGAAAAACCCAGCCCGGCCGAAGACATTTTTGCCGACCTTTTTGATCCGCCTGAAATCGAGCCAAACGCTTCGAAAGAAAGTCATGACGACCAGGAAACAGCCAAAAAAATACATGGGCTTTTACATGCGGTCAAAGGCGGCCGCAGGGTAACCGATATAATACCCGACCTGGATGATTCGGTTCGCTTTTATATTTTAGGGTTATCACCTAATGCTGCCCGACTCTCCATTCGCTTTTGGGAAGTGGACAGTTTCGGCAATCTACTGAAACGAATAAGCCGGTACTTTGATCAGCTTTCCATTACAAGACAGTTTAACAATGAACCGGAATATCCGCCTCTTTGGCGCTTGCTTTGCCAGACGGCTGCCTTGGGGAAAAGTGAGAATGTCTCGCCGGTATTGGCAGGTAGTATGGCACGTGCAATCTTAACAGATTCGCGCTTTCCGCAAAACCTGCTACCTCTTGTTCTCCAACGTATCCGCAGTGAACACAATATAACTTATTTTCGTGCGGCCTTGCTTAAAGCGTATCTTATCCGCAACTCAACCGCGACAAATTTAAAGGAGGTTTCCATGACGCTGGACGTAGAGAGAACCGATGGACCGTATCTGCTGGGCCGTCTTTTCTCAGTTCTGGAAAAAGCACAGGAAGAGGCTATCCCCGGTGCCAATGCAACCATGAAAGACCGCTATCTTTCATCTGCATCTGCAACACCGGGGCTTGTTTTCCATATGATCTTAAAGAACTCAACCAATCATATTGCCAAACTTAGAAAAGATCCTGAAAAAACCGGAAAGGCAACGTATTTTGAAAAACTGATCCAAGAAATTGTGGATAAATTTGATGCGTTTCCGTCAACACTTCCTGCCGAGGCGCAAGGCCTTTTTATGATTGGGTACTACCATCAGCGCAAAAACTTTTTCACAAAAAAAATCGAGGAGAATTAA